Proteins from one Chaetodon auriga isolate fChaAug3 chromosome 19, fChaAug3.hap1, whole genome shotgun sequence genomic window:
- the fam78ab gene encoding protein FAM78A isoform X2, whose amino-acid sequence MGCIQSIRCKPKSFRDSIIVLEVNSSIDPNPTSIDESSSVVLRYRTPHFRACARVLVPPVAGKETWTIGWIQACNHMEFYNTYGNKGMSSWELPDLRDGKIQAISDSDGVNYPWYGNTTETCTVVGPTKKDSKFTVSMNDNFYPSVTWGVPVSDSNVPQLSSIHRDQSFTTWLVAINQATSETLVLQTIRWRMRLHIRVDPEKPLGHRAVLNEPLAQEQPQILGKNEPIPTNAMVKPNANDAQVLMWRPKNGDPVVVIPPKY is encoded by the exons ATGGGCTGTATCCAGAGTATCAGATGTAAGCCCAAGAGTTTCCGAGACAGTATCATCGTCCTGGAGGTGAATAGTTCCATCGATCCCAACCCCACCAGCATCGACGAGTCATCCAGCGTGGTCTTGCGCTACCGGACACCGCACTTCCGAGCTTGTGCCCGGGTCCTGGTGCCGCCAGTAGCCGGCAAAGAGACATGGACCATCGGCTGGATTCAAGCTTGTAACCATATGGAGTTCTACAATACGTATGGAAACAAAGGGAT GTCAAGTTGGGAGCTCCCCGACCTGCGGGATGGTAAGATCCAGGCCATCAGCGACTCGGATGGAGTGAACTACCCATGGTATGGCAACACCACGGAGACCTGCACCGTCGTAGGCCCCACCAAGAAGGACAGCAAGTTCACTGTTAGTATGAATGACAATTTCTACCCCAGCGTGACCTGGGGTGTCCCCGTCAGCGACAGCAACGTGCCTCAGCTTAGCAGCATCCACCGCGACCAGAGCTTTACCACCTGGCTGGTGGCCATCAACCAGGCCACCTCAGAGACACTCGTCCTGCAGACGATCCGCTGGAGGATGCGGCTTCACATCCGAGTGGACCCGGAGAAGCCTCTGGGTCACAGGGCCGTTCTGAACGAGCCCCTGGCCCAGGAACAGCCTCAGATCCTGGGCAAGAACGAGCCCATCCCCACAAACGCCATGGTCAAGCCCAACGCCAATGACGCCCAGGTGCTGATGTGGCGGCCAAAGAATGGTGACCCTGTGGTGGTCATCCCACCCAAATACTGA
- the fam78ab gene encoding protein FAM78A isoform X1, with product MRLSSPPDLWTLLWTVLLFNAMGCIQSIRCKPKSFRDSIIVLEVNSSIDPNPTSIDESSSVVLRYRTPHFRACARVLVPPVAGKETWTIGWIQACNHMEFYNTYGNKGMSSWELPDLRDGKIQAISDSDGVNYPWYGNTTETCTVVGPTKKDSKFTVSMNDNFYPSVTWGVPVSDSNVPQLSSIHRDQSFTTWLVAINQATSETLVLQTIRWRMRLHIRVDPEKPLGHRAVLNEPLAQEQPQILGKNEPIPTNAMVKPNANDAQVLMWRPKNGDPVVVIPPKY from the exons ATGcgtctttcttctcctccagaccTCTGGACTTTGTTGTGGACTGTGTTGCTATTTAATGCAATGGGCTGTATCCAGAGTATCAGATGTAAGCCCAAGAGTTTCCGAGACAGTATCATCGTCCTGGAGGTGAATAGTTCCATCGATCCCAACCCCACCAGCATCGACGAGTCATCCAGCGTGGTCTTGCGCTACCGGACACCGCACTTCCGAGCTTGTGCCCGGGTCCTGGTGCCGCCAGTAGCCGGCAAAGAGACATGGACCATCGGCTGGATTCAAGCTTGTAACCATATGGAGTTCTACAATACGTATGGAAACAAAGGGAT GTCAAGTTGGGAGCTCCCCGACCTGCGGGATGGTAAGATCCAGGCCATCAGCGACTCGGATGGAGTGAACTACCCATGGTATGGCAACACCACGGAGACCTGCACCGTCGTAGGCCCCACCAAGAAGGACAGCAAGTTCACTGTTAGTATGAATGACAATTTCTACCCCAGCGTGACCTGGGGTGTCCCCGTCAGCGACAGCAACGTGCCTCAGCTTAGCAGCATCCACCGCGACCAGAGCTTTACCACCTGGCTGGTGGCCATCAACCAGGCCACCTCAGAGACACTCGTCCTGCAGACGATCCGCTGGAGGATGCGGCTTCACATCCGAGTGGACCCGGAGAAGCCTCTGGGTCACAGGGCCGTTCTGAACGAGCCCCTGGCCCAGGAACAGCCTCAGATCCTGGGCAAGAACGAGCCCATCCCCACAAACGCCATGGTCAAGCCCAACGCCAATGACGCCCAGGTGCTGATGTGGCGGCCAAAGAATGGTGACCCTGTGGTGGTCATCCCACCCAAATACTGA